From one Mycolicibacterium sp. HK-90 genomic stretch:
- the gnd gene encoding phosphogluconate dehydrogenase (NAD(+)-dependent, decarboxylating), translating into MQLGLVGLGKMGFNMRERLRAGGHEVVGYDPRPEVSDVAGLADLAAALETPRVVWVMVPSGTVTHETIVMLADVLGAGDLVIDGGNSRYTEDGPHAKLLGDKGINFVDAGVSGGVWGLHEGYGLMVGGGDADVARAMPIFDTLRPEGNPADGFVHAGPVGAGHYAKMVHNGIEYGLMHAYAEGYELLAAEDLITDPQAVIQAWTNGTVVRSWLQQLLAKALKEDPGFAEISGYTEDSGEGRWTVEEAISHRVPMPVIAASLFARFASRQEDSPTMKAVSALRNQFGGHAVHRISESG; encoded by the coding sequence ATGCAACTGGGGTTGGTCGGCCTGGGCAAGATGGGCTTCAACATGCGCGAGCGCCTGCGCGCGGGTGGCCATGAAGTCGTCGGCTACGACCCGCGCCCGGAAGTGAGCGACGTGGCCGGCCTGGCGGATCTGGCTGCCGCGCTCGAGACGCCGCGGGTGGTTTGGGTGATGGTGCCGTCGGGCACGGTGACGCACGAGACCATCGTGATGCTGGCCGACGTGCTCGGTGCCGGTGACCTGGTCATCGACGGTGGAAACTCGCGCTATACCGAGGATGGACCACACGCAAAACTGTTGGGCGACAAGGGCATCAACTTCGTCGACGCCGGAGTCTCGGGCGGTGTCTGGGGCCTGCACGAGGGTTACGGACTGATGGTCGGCGGCGGCGACGCCGACGTGGCTCGAGCCATGCCGATCTTCGACACGCTGCGTCCCGAGGGTAATCCGGCCGACGGATTCGTCCATGCCGGCCCGGTCGGTGCCGGTCATTACGCCAAGATGGTGCACAACGGGATCGAGTACGGCCTCATGCACGCCTATGCCGAGGGCTATGAGCTGCTGGCGGCCGAAGATCTGATCACGGACCCGCAGGCGGTGATCCAGGCCTGGACCAATGGCACCGTGGTGCGCTCGTGGTTGCAGCAGTTGCTGGCCAAGGCGCTCAAGGAGGATCCCGGATTCGCCGAGATCAGCGGATACACCGAGGATTCCGGGGAAGGCCGCTGGACCGTGGAGGAGGCCATCAGCCATCGGGTTCCCATGCCGGTGATCGCGGCGTCGTTGTTCGCCCGATTCGCCTCGAGGCAAGAGGACTCCCCCACCATGAAGGCCGTGTCGGCGCTGCGCAACCAGTTCGGTGGTCACGCTGTGCACCGGATCAGCGAGTCCGGTTAG